The DNA window TCATGACGCTCTACCAACTCGCGAAGACGAACAATCCGCTATTCTACTTCGGGAGCATGGGTATGTTGAGCGGTCTCATCGGGGTTATCTTGGGGGTTTACGTCGCCGTCGAGTGGGTGACGCGCCACATCTCCCACGAGGTTATCGCGGTCGTCGCCGGTATCTCCATCATCTTCGGCCTGCAGTTGCTCATGTTCGGCGTCCTCTCGGATCTGATCGTCACGCTTCACCGCGAACAGATGCGTCGAATCGACGAACGCCGCTGAGACGAGAGACGGGTTCACAACGTGCCGAAATTCTCACGCGATATCCCGACTGGTGTCGATTGCCACCGACTCTGTGAGTTCGAGTTTGATGGTTTCGGGAAGCGCCCGTCCGCCGCGGAACTTCGGCACGGCGAGTCGATTTTCGACGCGGTCGCCCGAAATTTCGGTGTTGAGTTGAAACACCACATCGACGGCGTGTTCCGTGATGTCCCGCTGGTCGGGAACCCACCGTCCGTCGAGACAGTGGAGGATTGCGAGGCTGTCCGTTCCGCGGAGGTGGGACTGCAGGTCGTGGAGGAAGTTCCGATACCGAGTCGGGTCCTCCCGCTCCAGTAGGTTCATCGGGTCGATGATGAGCGTCGAATCGCTCCGGAGCCGCTGGAACAGTCGTCGCGCGTGGTCCAGCGGTGCATCACCCGGTATGTATCTGACTTCCGGCGTCCGACGGCTGGATTCGCGTCGAAATCCGGCACTCACCGTCTCCTCGTCGCGGTCGGTCGTCAGGTACAACGTGGGGCGACTGGCGGTGAACTCGGTCAACAGGAGTTCTGCCTGACTGGCCGGAGGTGCACAGAGCGCGACGGTGCTCCCGGGCGGGATACCCCCGTCGAGTTTCCGGTCGAGCACCGGAATTCCGGTCGAAAGCCGCGATACCATAATTGTGACAACTCCAACAGCGTTCATAAGTGTTTTGTCAGGAGTGCCGACGCGAGACAGTCGTACGCCCGCCGAACCGATTCGTCCGAGAGGACGGCGACGCCGCCGTCGGGAATCGAGGCAAGAACGGGACCGCCGAGGAGGCGCTCGATTCCTGTTGGCGGGTTCTCCGTTCGGGTGAGGGCGACCCCGACGATAGTCGTCCCGAGTGCACGGGCCATCGCGGCGGTTTTGGCCGTGTCACGGAGGCAGGCCGGGTCGGTCGTCGTCACCAGCAGAACGTGGTCCGCGAGGCGAAGCGGCGTCGCCGCGTCCGGTCCCGCTCCCGCCGGGCAGTCAACGAGAACGTGGTCGGCGGCGTCGGCGAGACGGGAGAGCGCGCTCGGGAGGTGAACGGAGTCGCCCATCGATTGTGGCGCGGGAACTACTTCGACGCCGGAGAGCGTCGGCGGTGGGTGCGTGGCGATTTCGACCGCCTCGCCGTTTGCGACGGCGGAGAGGTTCGGCGTCCCGTCCACGTTGGCGAGGTGATGGAGGTCGGGCATGTCCACGTCGGCGTCCGCGGCGAGGACTGACCGGCGCATCCGGCCGAGCGCACCAGCGAGTCCGAGCGTCGTCGTCGTCTTTCCACAGCCTCCTTTTCCACCGGCGATGGCGAGCATGCCGGGTGTGGTTCCGTCATCCGATTTAAACTTCGGGGGCGACCCGTGCCTTTCAAGGCGCGTGACAACCCCTCTTCGAACGATGCGGCACGACCACCTCATCGACACGAAACAACTTTCGCGGCAGGATATCGAGGACGTCCTCGACCGCGCCGCCGAAATCGACGCCGACCCGGCGGCGTTCGGGGACCGACACGCGGGAAAACTCCTCGGGTTGCTGTTTTACGAACCGAGCACGCGCACGAAGATGAGCTTCGAGACGTCGATCAAACGTCTCGGCGGCGACATCGTGGACATGGGTTCCGTCGAATCATCGAGCGTGAAGAAGGGAGAGAGCCTCGCCGACACGACTCGCGTCATCGAGGGCTACGCCGACGCGCTCGTGTTGCGCCACCCGAGCCAAGGTGCGGCGAAGATGGTGAGCGAGTTCGTCGATGTCCCCCTCCTCAACGCCGGGGACGGGGCAGGCCATCACCCGACACAGACGCTCCTCGACCTCTATACGATTCGGGAGAACGCGGGACTGGACGACCTCACCATCGGCATCATGGGCGACCTGAAGTACGGACGGACGGTCCACTCGCTCGCCCACGCGTTGACCAACTTCGACACCCGCCAGCACTTCATCAGTCCCGGAAGCCTCAAACTCCCGCGAAGCGTTCGCTACGACCTCCACGAAGCGGGTGCGAACGTCCGCGAACACACCGACATCGAGGACGTGCTTCCGAACCTGGACGTGCTCTACGTCACGCGCATCCAGCGCGAGCGCTTCCCCGACGAGAACGAGTACCGCGCCGTCGCGGGCGACTACCGTATCGACCTCGAAACGCTCGAAGGCGCGCGGGATGATTTGACCATCATGCATCCGCTTCCCCGCGTCGACGAAATCGCGCCCGAGGTGGACGAGACGGACCACGCGAAGTACTTCGAACAGGCACACAACGGCATTCCAGTGCGTATGGCACTGCTCGACTCCATGCTGGAGGACCAATGAGCGACCACGAACTCCGCGTCAGCAAGATTCGAAACGGCACCGTTATCGACCACATTCGCGCCGGGCAGGCGCTCAACGTCCTCGCAATCCTCGGCATCGACGGAAGCGACGGCGAGGAAGTGAGCGTCGGCATGAACGTACCCAGCGACCGGATGGGCCGAAAGGACATCGTGAAAGTCGAGGGAAAGGAGTTGAGTCAGAACGAGGTGGACGTCCTCTCGCTCATCGCCCCCGACGCGAGCATCAACATCATTCGGGAGTATGAAGTGGCAGAAAAGCATCGCTTGGAGCGCCCCGAGTACGTCGTCGGCATCCTCTCCTGTCCGAATAGCAACTGCATCTCGACGGAGGACGAACCCGTCGATTCGAAGTTCGAGGTGCTCTCCGATGGCGTCCGCTGTGAGTACTGCGAAACCATCATCCGCGACGACCTCGCCGCACATATCAGCGTGAAGTGAGAAACGACGGCCTAATCCGCCGAACTGGGAAAAACGGTCGAAGCGGTTTATGCCGTCGCTCGAATTCGTGGCGTGTATGGGAACTCGAATCGGCGCACACGCCGCTGTCGTCGTGTCGCTTTTCGTCGTCTTCTCGGGTGGGGTAGCCGTCGCTGGCAGCGGGCTGACCGGGGCGGCCGCGGCAAATCCGTCGTTACAGCTCGGCCAGTACAAGGTGTCAACCAAGGACGTGACGGTCAGAACGTGGGCGCTCCGGAACACCACGGTGAACAACGCGACGGTGGACGAAGTTCACGTCGACACGCTACAGACCGAAAACGGAACCAAGCGCGACGTCACCCTCCGCAACGTCTCCATCGCGACGGTCCACATCCGCAACGGCACGCTGAAAAACGTGAGCGCGGACCGAATCGTCATCAGAAACCGCTCGATTTGGGACGTTCCGGGCGGCGACCTGTTCGACCCAGGCGTGAGTAACCGCGTTATTAAGCGACACGTGCTCGCAAACGTCACCGTCGAGGGAGCGAACCTCGACACGCTGAACGTGACGAAACTGACCGTCGTCAACACCACGGTTCCGAGACGCTCCGCGAACCCGCCCGTGTCGCCGGACGTGACGAACCCCGATACGGAGCCGAAACCCGCCGTCGAAATTCAAAACGCGAGCATCGAGTCCGGAATCGTTCGACAGGCCGACGCCGGTGAGTGGTCGGCCAGA is part of the Haladaptatus paucihalophilus DX253 genome and encodes:
- the pyrB gene encoding aspartate carbamoyltransferase, whose product is MRHDHLIDTKQLSRQDIEDVLDRAAEIDADPAAFGDRHAGKLLGLLFYEPSTRTKMSFETSIKRLGGDIVDMGSVESSSVKKGESLADTTRVIEGYADALVLRHPSQGAAKMVSEFVDVPLLNAGDGAGHHPTQTLLDLYTIRENAGLDDLTIGIMGDLKYGRTVHSLAHALTNFDTRQHFISPGSLKLPRSVRYDLHEAGANVREHTDIEDVLPNLDVLYVTRIQRERFPDENEYRAVAGDYRIDLETLEGARDDLTIMHPLPRVDEIAPEVDETDHAKYFEQAHNGIPVRMALLDSMLEDQ
- the pyrI gene encoding aspartate carbamoyltransferase regulatory subunit, translating into MSDHELRVSKIRNGTVIDHIRAGQALNVLAILGIDGSDGEEVSVGMNVPSDRMGRKDIVKVEGKELSQNEVDVLSLIAPDASINIIREYEVAEKHRLERPEYVVGILSCPNSNCISTEDEPVDSKFEVLSDGVRCEYCETIIRDDLAAHISVK
- a CDS encoding nucleotide-binding protein → MLAIAGGKGGCGKTTTTLGLAGALGRMRRSVLAADADVDMPDLHHLANVDGTPNLSAVANGEAVEIATHPPPTLSGVEVVPAPQSMGDSVHLPSALSRLADAADHVLVDCPAGAGPDAATPLRLADHVLLVTTTDPACLRDTAKTAAMARALGTTIVGVALTRTENPPTGIERLLGGPVLASIPDGGVAVLSDESVRRAYDCLASALLTKHL
- a CDS encoding RAD55 family ATPase, with translation MVSRLSTGIPVLDRKLDGGIPPGSTVALCAPPASQAELLLTEFTASRPTLYLTTDRDEETVSAGFRRESSRRTPEVRYIPGDAPLDHARRLFQRLRSDSTLIIDPMNLLEREDPTRYRNFLHDLQSHLRGTDSLAILHCLDGRWVPDQRDITEHAVDVVFQLNTEISGDRVENRLAVPKFRGGRALPETIKLELTESVAIDTSRDIA